CAGCGCGCTGAGGGTCAGATGCTGTTGCCGCGCCAGCGCGGTTAACGCCTGCTTCTGCTGTGCGTCGAGCCTGACCGCCAGCCGGTCGATATGGCAGCGGGCGTCCTGAATCGGCACCGGCGGCGCCGGGGGAATCGATGGCAGACGTGCCCGCCACCAGTCGCGATCGCGGTCGCGCTGCTGCAGGTTTGTCGCCTGCTGGTGCTGTTCCAGCCAGTGGAAAAAGCGGTTCTCCGTGGCGGCGATTGCCAGCCGGGGATGATGATAAAAGCGCGCCAGATCCTCCACCAGCAGGCGGAAACTTTCGGCATCGCCGGCGATCATATCAAGGCCGACGTGTAAACGGCTGCGATCGTCGGATAACTGCGTCAGGCCGATCTCACAGGCCTCGCCCGCGGTCAGATCGGGCAGGCGCGTGTTGCCGTGCAGGCGGCGTTCGGCAAGAAAGGCTTCACATTCTGTGGGGGTAGCTGCGCGCAGGTCGTCCACCCGCAGCAGGGTGGCGGGCAGCGGGCCGTCGGTATGCTGCTGGCCGTCGGCGTTAATGCGCAGGCGCAGCATCGGGTGAACCTGATACAGCGCCTCCACCGCCTGCCGCAGCCGGCCGGCGTCCAGCGCATGGCCGTCGAATTCGGCGTAAAGATGGGCGGCAACGCCCCCGAGATGCGGTTCAGATTGCCGGCCAACCCAGGAGGCGGCTTGCATGGCAGTCAGCGCTTTCATCAGATTCCCTCATGATTAAGTGACGAAGACTGCCCGAATATATGCTAATACGAAACTAAATGAAAATGATTCTTATTACATTCATGCCAAATAAGAATCCCCTTAAACCACCTGAACTTATTCGATACCGAGATGGCCGCCCAGCGTGCTGCTGGTGTATTCGCTGCGCAGCAGCCCCTCTTCGCTCAGGCGCGGCATCAGCTCCGCCAGCGTCAGATCCATACTGCCCGGTGAACCGCCAGGGCAGGCGATAAAGCCGTCCAGCGCGCCGGCCTCGTGGTGCCGGCGGATCTCGCTTACCGCGTCCTCCACCGTGCCGATCACCTGCCAGTAGGCGGAGCCGACCACTTCCGGGCGGGTCATCAGATCGCTGAGCAGCGGCTGATCGCGTTCGATCAGGCGACGCAGCAGGATGGCGTGGGTCTGGCTGAAGACCTTGCCCGGCGGCGGCAGCATCTCCGGGGTGATACGCTGGTCCGGCGATAGCTCGCGCAGGTTAATCCCCAGCAGCTCGCTGGCGCGGGCGTAAGTGCGCTCCGGGTTCAGCCCGGCGTGGGTGGCGCGGTAGAGTTCGCGCGCCTCTTCGCGGGTGTTGGCCAGGTACAGGCTGACGCCGGGGATCAGGCGGATATCGTCGGCCTGGCGGCCGTGGGCCACCGCACGGCGGCGCAGATCGTTACGCAGCTCCACGCCGGCGGCCAGGTCCGGGGTGGCGGCAAAGATCGCATCGGCGGTGCTGGCGGCGAAGTCACGCCCGGTATCGGAGGCACCGGCCTGGAACAGCGGAATGCGCGGGCCGTTCCACGCCGGCACGTTTAGCGGGCCCTCGACGCTGAAGTACTCGCCAGCGTGGTCGATCGGCTGCAGCCTGTCGAAGTCGGCGTAAATCGCCGCCTCGCGATCGATGCGTACCGCGTCGCTCGGGTAGCTGGCCCACAGCTTGCGCACCACCTCAACAAATTCGCGTGCCTGCGCATAGCGCTGTTCGGACGGCGGCATCTCGCTGAGGCCAAAGTTGAGATTCCCGGCCAGCGAGGTGACCACGTTCCAGCCCGCGCGGCCGCGGCTCAGCTGGTTCAGCGACTGGAACTGGCGCGCCACCAGGAACGGCGTCATGAAGGTGGTGGAGGCGGTAGAGACCAGGCCGATATGGCTTGTCTGGCTGGCGATCGAGGCCATCAGCAGGGTCGGATCGACGCTGCTGAAGTGCGGCGACTCCACCGCGCCCTGGCGGGACAGCCACATGGCGTCCGGGCGGAACAGGAAATCCATTTTCGCCGCTTCGGCGCGACGCGCGAGATCAAGATAAAATTCGCTTGAGTAAATTCCTTCCACGTTACTGTCGTTACGGCGCCAGCCGTTGCCTGTCAGCCAGGTGACGGCCAGTGATAATCCTACGCATAACTGCCTGTTGTGACCCATTGCACTCTCCTTATATCCTTGCAAATACTGCTGTTGTTGTCGCGTTGCTCGGGGAATATACTGCCCGTCGTTTGAGGATTTCGCAATGGAGCAGGGCTGCGGCGCTGCATGGATTAACCCTGAAGAGCGAAGGGAAAT
This portion of the Erwinia sp. E602 genome encodes:
- a CDS encoding NtaA/DmoA family FMN-dependent monooxygenase (This protein belongs to a clade of FMN-dependent monooxygenases, within a broader family of flavin-dependent oxidoreductases, the luciferase-like monooxygenase (LMM) family, some of whose members use coenzyme F420 rather than FMN.), producing MGHNRQLCVGLSLAVTWLTGNGWRRNDSNVEGIYSSEFYLDLARRAEAAKMDFLFRPDAMWLSRQGAVESPHFSSVDPTLLMASIASQTSHIGLVSTASTTFMTPFLVARQFQSLNQLSRGRAGWNVVTSLAGNLNFGLSEMPPSEQRYAQAREFVEVVRKLWASYPSDAVRIDREAAIYADFDRLQPIDHAGEYFSVEGPLNVPAWNGPRIPLFQAGASDTGRDFAASTADAIFAATPDLAAGVELRNDLRRRAVAHGRQADDIRLIPGVSLYLANTREEARELYRATHAGLNPERTYARASELLGINLRELSPDQRITPEMLPPPGKVFSQTHAILLRRLIERDQPLLSDLMTRPEVVGSAYWQVIGTVEDAVSEIRRHHEAGALDGFIACPGGSPGSMDLTLAELMPRLSEEGLLRSEYTSSTLGGHLGIE